In Myxococcus stipitatus, the following are encoded in one genomic region:
- a CDS encoding 1-deoxy-D-xylulose-5-phosphate synthase, giving the protein MAELLARIASPSDVRALPESDLPQLCAELREDIITVCGKVGGHLGASLGAVELIVALHRVFHSPTDAILFDVGHQTYAHKLLTGRRERMHTLRQAGGVAPFLDPRESPHDALLAGHSCTAVSAALGVLEGRRLMGHRGHVVAVLGDGGLTGGLTFEGLNNAGGSPLPLVVVLNDNQMSISANVGAIPSLLRTRGARDFFQGLGFTYLGPVDGHDLEALIRVLREARASHRPVVVHALTLKGKGFPPAEADAQTRGHAMGPYEWRDGKLVRSRGGHRTYSEALASALEEAMARDARVVAVTPAMLEGSALNALKARFPDRVHDVGIAEQHAVTFCAGLAAAGARPVCCIYSTFLQRAYDQIIHDVCLPGLPVVFAVDRAGLVGADGATHQGTYDVASLRPLPGLTLWAPVVGEDFAPLLATALEAPHPSVIRFPRGTLPPLPVEVHVEAAPVRGARWLVRAEKPRLTLVTLGPLGLAALEAARQEPGWSVLDARGLSPLDEAALLEAASHGAVVVVEEGTVRGGLGSAVLELYAERGVSPRVRVLGMPDAFVPHGDARVQRAELGLDAAGMLRAGRALLEESRP; this is encoded by the coding sequence ATGGCGGAACTGCTGGCCCGTATCGCTTCGCCGTCGGACGTCCGGGCCCTGCCTGAATCGGACCTGCCCCAGCTGTGCGCGGAGCTCCGCGAGGACATCATCACCGTCTGCGGCAAGGTGGGTGGACACCTCGGCGCGTCGCTGGGGGCCGTGGAGCTCATCGTCGCGCTCCATCGTGTCTTCCACTCACCCACGGACGCGATTCTCTTCGACGTGGGGCATCAGACGTACGCGCACAAGCTGCTCACCGGGCGGCGCGAGCGGATGCACACGCTGCGGCAGGCGGGCGGTGTGGCGCCTTTCCTGGACCCCCGCGAGAGTCCTCACGATGCGCTGCTGGCGGGCCACTCGTGCACGGCCGTGTCCGCGGCGCTGGGCGTGCTCGAGGGCCGCCGGTTGATGGGGCACCGAGGCCACGTGGTGGCGGTGCTCGGGGATGGCGGCCTCACGGGCGGGCTGACGTTCGAGGGGCTCAACAACGCGGGAGGCAGCCCTCTGCCGCTCGTGGTGGTGCTCAACGACAACCAGATGTCCATCAGCGCCAACGTGGGCGCCATTCCGTCGTTGCTGCGCACGCGGGGCGCGCGCGATTTCTTCCAGGGGCTGGGCTTCACGTATCTGGGGCCGGTGGATGGGCATGACCTGGAGGCGCTGATTCGGGTGCTGCGCGAGGCTCGGGCCTCTCACCGTCCCGTGGTGGTGCATGCGCTGACGCTCAAGGGCAAGGGCTTCCCCCCGGCGGAGGCGGATGCCCAGACGCGTGGGCACGCCATGGGCCCCTACGAGTGGCGTGATGGCAAGCTGGTGCGCTCGCGAGGAGGTCATCGCACGTACAGCGAGGCGCTCGCGTCGGCGTTGGAAGAGGCCATGGCGCGGGACGCTCGCGTCGTCGCGGTGACGCCCGCGATGTTGGAGGGCTCGGCGCTCAATGCCCTCAAGGCGCGCTTCCCGGACCGCGTGCACGACGTGGGCATCGCGGAACAGCATGCCGTCACGTTCTGCGCGGGGCTCGCGGCCGCGGGTGCCCGGCCGGTGTGCTGCATCTACTCCACCTTCCTGCAGCGCGCGTACGACCAGATCATCCACGACGTGTGTCTGCCGGGCCTGCCCGTGGTCTTCGCGGTGGACCGCGCGGGGCTGGTGGGCGCGGATGGGGCCACGCATCAGGGGACCTATGATGTCGCGTCGCTGCGTCCCCTCCCGGGGTTGACGCTGTGGGCGCCCGTGGTGGGAGAGGACTTCGCGCCGCTGCTCGCGACGGCGCTCGAGGCGCCTCATCCCTCCGTCATCCGCTTCCCTCGAGGCACGCTGCCTCCGCTTCCCGTGGAGGTGCACGTGGAGGCGGCGCCGGTGCGGGGGGCTCGCTGGTTGGTGCGCGCCGAGAAGCCTCGGCTGACGCTCGTGACGTTGGGGCCGCTGGGGCTCGCGGCGCTCGAGGCGGCTCGGCAGGAGCCCGGGTGGAGCGTGCTCGATGCGCGCGGCCTGTCTCCGCTGGACGAGGCCGCGCTGCTCGAGGCCGCTTCGCACGGCGCGGTGGTGGTGGTGGAAGAGGGCACGGTGCGAGGAGGACTGGGGAGCGCGGTGCTGGAGCTCTATGCGGAGCGGGGCGTGTCTCCGCGTGTCCGCGTACTGGGCATGCCGGATGCGTTCGTTCCTCATGGCGATGCGCGGGTGCAGCGCGCGGAGCTGGGCCTGGACGCCGCGGGGATGCTGCGAGCGGGGCGGGCGTTGTTGGAGGAGAGTCGACCGTGA
- a CDS encoding polyprenyl synthetase family protein has translation MAHFDLDTFLRTQQARVESLLLERADRLASSGAPPRLVESMRYSLMAGGKRLRPVLCLAFADTVARATLVSPLSGDAACSLEFIHTYSLVHDDLPAMDDDDFRRGRPTNHKVYGEAMAILAGDGLLTEAFALLANGPEPVRGALCRELAVAAGAAGMVGGQVLDTAEDRPAQLDYLVRMHRLKTGALIRAACRMGVLAGGGDAEALVRAQMYGDAVGLAFQIADDVLDVTATREELGKPAGADAEAGRFTFPAVVGLEESRRMAREQVSLAVEAVRPLEGEDGPLAALARYVVERKF, from the coding sequence TTGGCCCACTTCGACCTGGATACCTTCCTGCGGACTCAGCAGGCGCGAGTGGAATCGCTGTTGCTCGAGCGCGCGGACCGGCTCGCGAGTTCGGGGGCGCCGCCTCGGTTGGTGGAGTCGATGCGCTACTCGCTGATGGCGGGCGGCAAGCGGCTGCGGCCGGTGTTGTGCCTGGCCTTCGCGGACACGGTGGCGCGCGCCACGCTGGTGTCTCCGCTGTCCGGAGACGCGGCCTGTTCGCTGGAGTTCATCCACACGTACTCGCTGGTGCACGACGACCTGCCGGCGATGGACGACGACGACTTCCGCCGGGGCCGGCCCACCAACCACAAGGTGTACGGCGAGGCGATGGCCATCCTCGCGGGTGACGGGCTGCTGACGGAGGCGTTCGCGCTGCTCGCCAACGGGCCGGAGCCGGTGCGTGGAGCGCTCTGCCGGGAGCTTGCGGTGGCGGCGGGCGCGGCGGGCATGGTGGGCGGTCAGGTGCTCGACACGGCGGAGGACCGTCCCGCGCAGTTGGACTACCTGGTGCGGATGCATCGGCTGAAGACGGGGGCCCTCATCCGGGCCGCGTGCCGCATGGGCGTGCTGGCCGGCGGAGGTGATGCGGAGGCGCTCGTTCGCGCGCAGATGTACGGCGACGCGGTGGGGTTGGCGTTTCAGATCGCCGACGACGTGCTCGATGTGACGGCCACGCGGGAGGAGTTGGGCAAGCCCGCGGGTGCGGACGCGGAGGCGGGGCGCTTCACCTTCCCCGCGGTGGTGGGGCTGGAGGAGTCGCGGCGGATGGCGCGGGAGCAGGTGTCCCTGGCCGTGGAAGCGGTTCGTCCGCTCGAGGGTGAGGATGGTCCCCTGGCGGCGCTCGCGCGCTACGTGGTGGAGCGGAAGTTTTGA
- a CDS encoding FHA domain-containing protein: MSNGSPPARRRPPSGTPSGGAGARPAARRPSPSARPAPVAASPRLVCVAGPKSGEEFSLEDGEYVIGRATDNPICIPDTSVSRKHVMVRKSGGGWTVSDLGSGNGTLVNGDAIGDETPLANGDVITLGDTELRFEDVANSTNVVAAPPRSRPGAPPAGRGGAPARPPPRVEGGRVRSARATANAPADPEAERKKLRLKLLAGGVVVVLLGGLGVLKMRAANQEAQATAERGVMEAERKSLSKTFQDAKNLVREGKWVEAKALLEDLQSRAPDYPGVKDYLDHAQREIPVQERLSEAREALAKSELGKAAAALSKAGESQFLYEQVNATKREVVELADKRSREARASLDGGQLDMAKIITDDILKAFPEHRDAKLINEEAVRAIAVRDAPKPVITGPAPKPWEPAVERFRDGDMSGAVSILNACMAKTAQCKKLLAQMTEFSNLYKRIEDLDAKGLLKLLALDKDITEGRTSKMARNAGTRAATIFYKSASGAKAAGQWARAMEYARRTLQADPGHAGATNIISEMKSKAKDLYLQAYSLKDGSPEDALPKFKDVVAMTPPEDEYHEKAKTWVEKLSR; the protein is encoded by the coding sequence ATGTCCAACGGTTCCCCTCCTGCTCGTCGCAGGCCTCCTTCCGGGACGCCCTCGGGAGGGGCTGGAGCTCGCCCAGCGGCCCGTCGGCCGTCGCCCTCGGCTCGGCCCGCTCCGGTCGCTGCGTCTCCGCGTCTCGTCTGTGTCGCAGGGCCCAAGTCGGGTGAGGAGTTCTCGCTGGAGGATGGCGAGTACGTCATCGGCCGCGCCACGGACAACCCCATCTGCATCCCCGACACCTCCGTGTCCCGCAAGCACGTCATGGTGCGCAAGTCGGGCGGTGGCTGGACGGTGAGTGACCTGGGGTCCGGGAACGGAACGCTGGTCAACGGCGACGCCATTGGGGACGAGACGCCCCTGGCCAACGGCGACGTCATCACCCTGGGCGACACCGAGCTGCGCTTCGAGGATGTGGCCAACTCCACGAACGTGGTGGCGGCCCCCCCGCGCAGCCGGCCGGGTGCTCCTCCCGCGGGCCGTGGAGGCGCGCCTGCCCGTCCTCCTCCGCGTGTCGAGGGAGGCCGGGTCCGCAGCGCGCGTGCGACGGCCAATGCTCCCGCGGACCCCGAGGCCGAGCGCAAGAAGCTGCGCTTGAAGCTGCTGGCCGGCGGCGTGGTCGTGGTCCTCCTTGGGGGGCTTGGAGTCCTCAAGATGAGGGCCGCGAACCAGGAGGCCCAGGCGACCGCCGAGCGGGGCGTCATGGAGGCCGAGCGCAAGTCGCTGAGCAAGACCTTCCAGGACGCGAAGAACCTGGTGCGTGAAGGCAAGTGGGTGGAGGCCAAGGCCCTGCTGGAGGACTTGCAGAGCAGGGCGCCGGATTACCCGGGCGTGAAGGACTACCTCGACCATGCCCAGCGCGAGATTCCCGTTCAAGAGCGGCTGTCGGAGGCGCGCGAGGCGCTCGCCAAGAGCGAGCTGGGAAAGGCCGCCGCGGCGCTGTCCAAGGCAGGAGAGAGCCAGTTCCTCTACGAGCAGGTGAACGCGACGAAGCGCGAGGTGGTGGAGCTCGCGGACAAGCGCTCCCGCGAGGCGCGCGCGTCGTTGGACGGCGGCCAGTTGGACATGGCGAAGATCATCACGGATGACATCCTGAAGGCCTTCCCGGAGCACCGCGACGCCAAGCTCATCAACGAGGAGGCTGTGCGGGCCATCGCCGTTCGCGACGCGCCCAAGCCTGTCATCACCGGTCCCGCGCCCAAGCCCTGGGAGCCCGCGGTGGAGCGCTTCCGCGACGGCGACATGTCTGGCGCGGTGTCCATCCTCAACGCGTGCATGGCGAAGACGGCGCAGTGCAAGAAGCTGCTCGCGCAGATGACGGAGTTCAGCAACCTCTACAAGCGCATCGAGGACCTGGACGCCAAGGGGCTGTTGAAGCTGCTCGCGCTGGACAAGGACATCACCGAGGGGCGCACGAGCAAGATGGCTCGCAACGCGGGAACCCGCGCGGCCACCATCTTCTACAAGAGCGCCAGTGGGGCGAAGGCCGCCGGACAGTGGGCTCGCGCCATGGAGTACGCGCGGCGCACGCTGCAGGCGGACCCGGGACACGCGGGTGCCACGAACATCATCAGCGAGATGAAGTCGAAGGCGAAGGACCTCTACCTGCAGGCCTACTCCCTGAAGGACGGCAGCCCCGAGGACGCGCTGCCCAAGTTCAAGGACGTGGTGGCCATGACGCCTCCCGAGGACGAGTACCACGAGAAGGCGAAGACCTGGGTCGAGAAGCTCTCGCGATGA
- the xseA gene encoding exodeoxyribonuclease VII large subunit, translating to MTKRKSAGGESPPPASLGLQGDLFGVPAAPPRVVASPKKTPPPPPPVDADGTGLLGPLEGVPAAPPKPERVVLSVGDLTRQLKQTLESRFARVLVRGEVTGFRGANARGHWYFSLKDPMASIDAKVWASLAGRMRFALRDGMEVVAEGSVDLYEPQGRYSLIVNRLEPVGEGALALAFEQLKARLASEGLIGDRRVRPPRPLPFLPQRIGVVTSRTGAALQDFLRVLHSRNPRLSVLLADARVQGEGSAPEVARAIARLARTDVDVIVVTRGGGSVEDLWTFNEEVVARAIFASPVPVVSAIGHEIDFTISDFVADWRAPTPSAAAERLAPVLADLELSLATQAGRLRRAMERRVLELREYQGQLASQLEDPRRMLNHQRLHLSEQVEAMMRVLRPAVRERRESLRALAERLQRSRPQARLGEQRAHLLKLAMRLSEAARAGVASRQATLSAARLGLERASPVALVSKERARLAAHQARLRALQQGTLADAQRRFQRLEGRLDAMSPLKVMSRGYSVVFRQRDGGVVRSAADVEVGERLGIKLAANGARTLGGCEEVEATVTAVKGPVDC from the coding sequence ATGACGAAGCGCAAAAGCGCGGGCGGCGAGTCTCCGCCGCCCGCCTCGTTGGGACTCCAGGGGGACTTGTTCGGCGTACCGGCTGCGCCCCCGCGCGTGGTGGCCTCGCCCAAGAAGACGCCTCCACCGCCGCCGCCCGTGGACGCGGATGGCACCGGGCTCTTGGGGCCGCTCGAAGGGGTGCCCGCGGCTCCACCCAAGCCCGAGCGCGTGGTGCTCTCGGTGGGCGACCTCACGCGCCAGCTCAAGCAGACGCTGGAGTCACGCTTCGCCCGGGTGCTGGTCCGCGGCGAGGTGACGGGTTTCCGGGGCGCCAACGCGCGAGGCCACTGGTACTTCTCGCTGAAGGACCCCATGGCGTCCATCGACGCCAAGGTGTGGGCGTCGCTCGCGGGGCGCATGCGGTTCGCGCTTCGAGATGGCATGGAGGTGGTGGCCGAGGGAAGCGTCGACCTGTACGAGCCGCAAGGGCGCTACAGCCTCATCGTCAACCGGCTGGAGCCGGTGGGAGAGGGCGCGCTGGCGCTGGCCTTCGAGCAACTCAAGGCGCGGCTGGCGTCGGAGGGACTCATCGGTGACCGCCGCGTGCGGCCTCCTCGTCCGTTGCCGTTTCTTCCCCAGCGCATCGGCGTGGTGACGAGCCGCACGGGCGCGGCGCTGCAGGACTTCCTGCGGGTGCTGCATTCGCGCAACCCCCGGCTGAGCGTGCTGTTGGCGGATGCACGTGTGCAGGGCGAGGGCTCCGCGCCCGAGGTGGCTCGGGCGATTGCCCGGCTGGCGCGCACCGACGTGGACGTCATCGTGGTGACGCGTGGCGGTGGCTCGGTGGAGGACCTCTGGACCTTCAACGAGGAGGTGGTGGCGCGGGCCATCTTCGCCTCGCCAGTGCCGGTGGTGTCGGCCATCGGTCATGAGATCGACTTCACCATCTCCGACTTCGTGGCGGACTGGCGCGCGCCCACGCCCAGCGCGGCGGCGGAGCGGTTGGCGCCGGTGCTGGCGGACCTGGAGCTGTCGCTGGCGACGCAGGCGGGGCGGCTGCGCCGGGCCATGGAGCGCCGGGTGTTGGAGCTGCGCGAGTACCAGGGCCAGCTCGCCTCCCAGTTGGAGGACCCGCGGCGGATGCTCAACCATCAGCGGCTGCACCTGTCCGAACAGGTGGAGGCCATGATGCGGGTGCTGCGGCCCGCGGTGCGTGAGCGGCGCGAGTCGCTGCGCGCGCTGGCCGAGCGGCTGCAACGCTCCCGGCCCCAAGCCCGGCTGGGTGAGCAACGTGCCCACTTGTTGAAGCTCGCCATGCGCTTGTCGGAGGCGGCGCGCGCGGGTGTGGCCTCTCGTCAGGCGACGTTGTCGGCGGCGCGGCTGGGGTTGGAGCGCGCCTCGCCGGTGGCGCTCGTCTCGAAGGAGCGGGCCCGGTTGGCGGCCCACCAGGCGCGACTGCGGGCGCTCCAGCAGGGGACGCTGGCGGACGCGCAACGGCGTTTCCAGCGTCTGGAGGGACGGCTGGACGCGATGAGTCCACTGAAGGTGATGTCGCGCGGATACTCCGTGGTGTTCCGTCAGCGTGACGGCGGGGTGGTTCGCTCGGCGGCGGACGTGGAGGTGGGGGAGCGTCTGGGCATCAAGCTCGCGGCGAACGGGGCGAGAACCCTGGGCGGATGTGAAGAAGTCGAAGCCACCGTGACGGCTGTAAAAGGGCCGGTGGACTGCTAA
- the xseB gene encoding exodeoxyribonuclease VII small subunit, whose translation MAKADKASKADKTAEAEVPGQYGDVVSRLEETVGRLESGNLSLEDSLKAFEEGIRLVRRGEKLLTEAEQRIEQLLQDEDGSDVVAPLSVAARPAAAAPAAPRAPAPRPPPEDDVPF comes from the coding sequence GTGGCGAAGGCGGACAAGGCGTCCAAGGCGGACAAGACAGCGGAGGCCGAGGTTCCTGGCCAGTACGGGGACGTCGTGTCCCGTCTCGAGGAGACGGTGGGCCGGCTGGAGAGCGGCAACCTGTCGCTGGAGGACTCGCTCAAGGCGTTCGAGGAGGGCATCCGGCTGGTACGCCGGGGTGAGAAGCTGCTCACCGAGGCGGAGCAGCGCATCGAGCAGCTCCTCCAGGATGAGGACGGCTCCGACGTGGTGGCCCCGTTGTCGGTAGCGGCGCGTCCCGCGGCTGCTGCCCCGGCGGCCCCTCGGGCGCCCGCTCCACGGCCTCCTCCCGAGGATGACGTTCCGTTCTAG
- a CDS encoding response regulator, producing MSKPKITIVDDDRDTRELLATALEDEGFEVTLAANGLRLIASLQLHRPQAILLDVNMSWIDGFELCKAVKKNEHFRDIPIIFISGRGDSEDKRRGREVGAADYFVKPLDTDKLVRRIRELVAPPAS from the coding sequence ATGTCGAAGCCGAAAATCACCATTGTCGACGACGACCGCGACACGCGGGAGCTGCTCGCGACGGCCCTGGAGGACGAGGGCTTCGAGGTGACGCTCGCGGCCAACGGGCTGCGGCTGATTGCCTCACTGCAGCTCCACAGGCCGCAAGCCATCCTCCTGGACGTCAACATGTCCTGGATTGATGGCTTCGAGCTTTGTAAGGCGGTGAAGAAGAACGAGCATTTTCGGGACATCCCCATCATCTTCATCAGCGGGCGGGGCGACTCGGAGGACAAGCGGCGGGGCCGTGAAGTTGGCGCCGCGGACTACTTCGTCAAACCGCTGGATACGGACAAGCTCGTCCGCCGCATTCGTGAGCTGGTGGCACCACCGGCTTCGTAG
- a CDS encoding TlyA family RNA methyltransferase, which yields MKPRKERVDVLVVERGLAESRTKAQALILAGQVVVDDQRVDKPGSLVPVEAELRLKGEILPYVSRGGLKLKAAIDRFGLDVQGKVGADIGASTGGFTDCLLQHGAVRVHAIDVGYGQLHEKLRKDPRVRSRERVNARYLTDEDLPEKVGVVVIDVSFISLTQVLPSVLTFLEPGGLLAALVKPQFEVGPDRVGKGGVVRDPAARQDAIDTVTAFVREQGLTVRGVMDSPVPGPAGNVEALLVAERP from the coding sequence GTGAAGCCTCGCAAGGAGCGGGTGGACGTGCTGGTGGTGGAGCGCGGACTGGCTGAGTCGCGCACCAAGGCCCAGGCGCTCATCCTCGCCGGACAGGTCGTGGTGGATGACCAGCGTGTGGACAAGCCCGGCTCCCTGGTCCCGGTGGAAGCCGAGCTGCGCCTCAAGGGCGAGATCCTTCCGTATGTCTCGCGAGGAGGACTGAAGCTGAAGGCGGCCATCGACCGCTTCGGCTTGGACGTTCAGGGGAAGGTGGGCGCGGACATCGGCGCGAGCACCGGCGGCTTCACCGATTGCCTGCTCCAGCACGGCGCGGTGAGGGTCCACGCCATCGACGTGGGGTATGGCCAGCTTCACGAGAAGCTGCGCAAGGACCCTCGGGTGCGCTCGCGCGAGCGCGTCAACGCGCGCTATCTGACGGACGAGGACCTGCCGGAGAAGGTGGGCGTCGTGGTCATCGACGTGAGCTTCATCTCGCTCACGCAGGTGTTGCCCTCGGTGCTGACGTTCCTGGAGCCGGGAGGGCTGCTCGCCGCGCTGGTGAAGCCCCAGTTCGAAGTGGGGCCAGACCGCGTCGGCAAGGGCGGTGTGGTGAGAGACCCCGCCGCGCGTCAGGACGCCATCGACACGGTGACGGCGTTCGTTCGCGAGCAGGGGCTCACCGTGCGCGGGGTGATGGACTCACCCGTGCCTGGGCCCGCTGGCAACGTGGAAGCGCTCCTCGTCGCCGAGCGGCCCTGA